One window of Microbacterium sediminis genomic DNA carries:
- a CDS encoding DEAD/DEAH box helicase — MPKNTNRSGARAPKNFDPRYAKKSTGGPFRGHGRDDERKPRWSADDRGARTGARDERTGSTGERRFDGPRRDDRAGRFDRTNDRGERRTYGDRPAGERRTYGDRPERAGGFRRDERPARDERPRFNRDDRPARSYGDRPARDERPRFDRDDRPARTYGERSERPRFNRDDRPARAYGERTGRPRYERDERPARRFEGDRPRYNRDDRPARDERPRFDRDDRPARRFDRDERPARREFDAERPARRQNDGERAWQERREAPVRTKQQEEQIDVVHERLEAQAVQAEDVTEMTFADLGLGDNIVRALADLGASKPFPIQASTAPSILEGRDVLARGRTGSGKTIAFGAPLVEKVLRAQAGQKRAFGRSPVALIMAPTRELALQIDRTVQPIARSVGLFTTQIYGGVPQARQVGALKKGVDIIIGTPGRIGDLQRQGKLDLSQIQISVLDEADHMCELGFLEPVQDILRLTSEGGQKLLFSATLDREVAALVDEFLVDPQVYEVAGETQETGTIDHRVLVVDQRSKAEILDALVDREGKTLVFTRTRAFAEMLAEQFDDAGIDAISLHGDLNQAKRTRNIERFMKGRARVLVATDVAARGIHVDDVDLVIQADAPDEYKTYLHRAGRTGRAGNSGRVVTLITRQRRRRMTEMLQRAEIQAPFDEVRPGDDLIEELAGAMTVEELTA; from the coding sequence ATGCCCAAGAACACCAATCGATCCGGCGCCCGCGCCCCGAAGAACTTCGACCCGCGCTACGCGAAGAAGTCGACCGGAGGCCCGTTCCGCGGCCACGGTCGCGATGACGAGCGCAAGCCCCGCTGGTCGGCCGACGACCGCGGCGCCCGCACGGGTGCCCGCGACGAGCGCACTGGCTCGACCGGCGAGCGCCGCTTCGACGGTCCCCGTCGCGACGACCGCGCCGGCCGCTTCGACCGCACGAACGACCGCGGCGAGCGCCGCACCTACGGCGACCGTCCCGCGGGGGAGCGCCGCACGTACGGCGACCGTCCCGAGCGCGCCGGTGGCTTCCGCCGCGACGAGCGCCCGGCGCGCGACGAGCGCCCGCGTTTCAACCGCGACGACCGCCCCGCCCGCAGCTACGGCGACCGTCCGGCCCGCGACGAGCGCCCGCGCTTCGACCGCGACGACCGTCCGGCCCGCACGTACGGCGAGCGCAGCGAGCGTCCCCGCTTCAACCGCGACGACCGCCCCGCCCGCGCGTACGGCGAGCGCACCGGGCGCCCCCGCTACGAGCGCGACGAGCGTCCGGCCCGCCGTTTCGAGGGCGACCGCCCCCGTTACAACCGCGACGACCGCCCGGCTCGCGACGAGCGCCCGCGCTTCGACCGCGACGACCGTCCGGCCCGCCGCTTCGATCGCGACGAGCGCCCCGCCCGCCGCGAGTTCGACGCCGAGCGCCCGGCCCGCCGCCAGAACGACGGCGAGCGCGCCTGGCAGGAGCGCCGCGAGGCCCCCGTGCGCACCAAGCAGCAGGAGGAGCAGATCGATGTCGTCCACGAGCGCCTCGAGGCGCAGGCCGTGCAGGCCGAGGACGTCACCGAGATGACCTTCGCCGACCTCGGCCTGGGCGACAACATCGTCCGCGCCCTGGCCGACCTCGGTGCCTCGAAGCCGTTCCCGATCCAGGCGTCGACCGCCCCGTCGATCCTCGAGGGTCGCGACGTGCTCGCCCGTGGCCGTACCGGCTCCGGCAAGACGATCGCCTTCGGCGCCCCGCTCGTCGAGAAGGTGCTCCGCGCCCAGGCCGGCCAGAAGCGCGCCTTCGGCCGCTCGCCGGTCGCGCTGATCATGGCGCCGACCCGCGAGCTGGCGCTGCAGATCGACCGCACCGTGCAGCCGATCGCCCGCAGCGTGGGCCTGTTCACCACGCAGATCTACGGCGGCGTGCCCCAGGCGCGCCAGGTGGGCGCGCTGAAGAAGGGCGTCGACATCATCATCGGCACCCCCGGTCGCATCGGCGACCTGCAGCGCCAGGGCAAGCTGGACCTCTCGCAGATCCAGATCTCGGTCCTCGACGAGGCCGACCACATGTGCGAGCTCGGCTTCCTCGAGCCCGTGCAGGACATCCTGCGCCTGACGAGCGAGGGCGGCCAGAAGCTGCTCTTCTCGGCGACGCTCGACCGCGAGGTCGCCGCGCTGGTGGACGAGTTCCTCGTCGACCCGCAGGTGTACGAGGTCGCCGGCGAGACGCAGGAGACCGGCACGATCGATCACCGCGTGCTCGTCGTCGACCAGCGCTCGAAGGCCGAGATCCTCGACGCGCTCGTCGACCGCGAGGGCAAGACCCTCGTGTTCACCCGCACCCGCGCCTTCGCCGAGATGCTCGCCGAGCAGTTCGACGACGCCGGGATCGACGCGATCTCGCTGCACGGTGACCTGAACCAGGCCAAGCGCACGCGCAACATCGAGCGCTTCATGAAGGGCCGCGCCCGCGTGCTCGTCGCCACCGACGTGGCCGCGCGCGGCATCCACGTGGACGACGTCGACCTGGTGATCCAGGCCGACGCCCCGGACGAGTACAAGACGTACCTGCACCGCGCCGGCCGCACCGGCCGCGCGGGCAACTCGGGCCGCGTCGTCACGCTGATCACCCGTCAGCGCCGCCGCCGCATGACCGAGATGCTGCAGCGCGCCGAGATCCAGGCGCCCTTCGACGAGGTGCGCCCCGGCGACGACCTCATCGAGGAGCTGGCCGGCGCGATGACCGTCGAGGAGCTGACCGCGTAA
- a CDS encoding YceI family protein, which produces MTDFDPAYAGTWIIDPAHSRFGFAVKHAMVSKVRGAFHDVAGTVTVGEGGASDAHVEITVQAASVSTGNEQRDAHLRTGDFFEADTYPEITFVSTGIDEVGDDAFIVLGDLTIKQTTKHVSIPLELTGIGRDADGKLRAGFEGTRRIDRREFGLEWQVPLDAGGVLVSERITLEFELSLIHLEGDDAPSA; this is translated from the coding sequence ATGACGGACTTCGATCCGGCCTACGCCGGAACGTGGATCATCGATCCCGCGCACTCGCGCTTCGGCTTCGCCGTCAAGCACGCGATGGTCTCGAAGGTGCGCGGCGCCTTCCACGACGTCGCCGGCACGGTGACGGTGGGCGAGGGCGGCGCCTCGGACGCGCACGTGGAGATCACGGTGCAGGCGGCGAGCGTCAGCACCGGCAACGAGCAGCGCGACGCGCACCTGCGCACCGGCGACTTCTTCGAGGCCGACACGTACCCGGAGATCACCTTCGTCTCGACGGGGATCGACGAGGTGGGCGACGACGCCTTCATCGTGCTGGGCGACCTCACGATCAAGCAGACGACCAAGCACGTCAGCATCCCGCTCGAGCTGACCGGCATCGGCCGCGATGCCGACGGCAAGCTGCGCGCCGGCTTCGAGGGCACGCGGCGGATCGATCGCCGCGAGTTCGGCCTCGAGTGGCAGGTGCCGCTCGATGCGGGCGGCGTGCTCGTCTCCGAGCGCATCACCCTCGAGTTCGAGCTCAGCCTCATCCACCTCGAGGGCGACGACGCACCGAGCGCCTGA
- a CDS encoding ATP-binding cassette domain-containing protein produces MTDAPLAALARVGVTHLGADRPSPREVSLEIRPGELVLLLGPSGSGKSTLALTLNGLIPHALDADVDGTVRIDGRDAAEMTPAQASTRVGMVFQDPDAQIVTSTVLDEVAFGLENLLLPVPEVLERSESALRRMGLWERRHDDPAVLSGGGRQRLAIACALAMRAPLLVLDEPTANLDAAGAAEVSAALAELVADGEQAVLLIDHDLEAALPLATRVVALDREGRVALDGEPRALLREHADELRALGVWLPDDAPERPAAWTPTAEIAVSARGLTVMRDRRALIRDVSLEIPARSFTAIVGPNGAGKTTLAQALAGVVPPPRGTVRVAGLDAGSAPPPRLAEHVGFVFQNPEHQFIAHTVRGELAHSLRHLEAAERDRRVAEALERFDLTGLEDRHPFRLSGGQKRRLSVATALVAGADRPGGVLVLDEPTFGQDRARAEELLRLLDEVHRGGATVIVVTHDLRLVARHSTHTAVMDDGRLAAFGPTAEVLPAARALLTRRATGDAPRAAADAAPTRAAPLERLNPLAKLAAVTPALAALVFTRDILTPALFLAAAYAAVLIGARRDRRAALWLAVTLPAIVLVLAAGFSLWTAPATGLATALRLAALLAIALVPGLTTEGPDVVRALVAQLRVPYRVGYAALAAYRFVPRLRHERAVIRAAHRVRGGGSALSRAVGSLIPLLAGAIRHAERVALAMDARAFGAHPERTERHPIPWRRRDGAAVAIGWAVTAALLAAPALASGFSGGM; encoded by the coding sequence ATGACCGATGCCCCGCTCGCCGCGCTCGCGCGCGTCGGGGTCACGCACCTCGGGGCCGACCGGCCGTCGCCGCGCGAGGTCTCGCTCGAGATCCGTCCCGGCGAGCTGGTGCTGCTGCTGGGACCGAGCGGCAGCGGCAAGTCGACGCTCGCGCTCACGCTGAACGGCCTCATCCCCCACGCCCTCGATGCCGACGTCGACGGCACCGTGCGCATCGACGGGCGCGACGCGGCGGAGATGACCCCCGCCCAGGCCAGCACGCGCGTGGGCATGGTGTTCCAGGATCCCGATGCCCAGATCGTCACCTCGACGGTGCTCGACGAGGTCGCGTTCGGGCTGGAGAACCTGCTGCTGCCCGTGCCGGAGGTGCTCGAACGCAGCGAGAGCGCGCTGCGGCGCATGGGGCTGTGGGAGCGGCGGCACGACGACCCGGCGGTGCTGTCGGGCGGCGGGCGGCAGCGGCTGGCGATCGCGTGCGCCCTGGCGATGCGCGCCCCGCTGCTCGTGCTCGACGAGCCCACGGCGAACCTCGACGCGGCGGGCGCCGCCGAGGTCTCCGCGGCGCTGGCCGAGCTCGTCGCCGACGGCGAGCAGGCGGTGCTGCTCATCGATCACGACCTCGAGGCGGCGCTCCCGCTCGCGACCCGCGTGGTCGCCCTCGACCGCGAGGGGCGCGTGGCCCTGGACGGCGAGCCGCGCGCGCTGCTGCGCGAGCACGCCGACGAGCTGCGCGCGCTCGGGGTGTGGCTGCCGGACGACGCCCCGGAGCGGCCCGCCGCGTGGACGCCCACGGCGGAGATCGCCGTCTCGGCCCGCGGGCTCACGGTGATGCGCGACCGGCGCGCCCTGATCCGCGACGTCTCGCTCGAGATCCCCGCGCGGTCGTTCACGGCGATCGTGGGGCCGAACGGGGCGGGCAAGACCACGCTGGCGCAGGCGCTCGCGGGCGTGGTCCCGCCGCCGCGCGGCACCGTGCGCGTGGCCGGGCTGGACGCCGGCTCCGCCCCGCCGCCGCGGCTGGCGGAGCACGTCGGCTTCGTGTTCCAGAACCCCGAGCATCAGTTCATCGCCCACACGGTGCGCGGCGAGCTCGCGCACAGCCTGCGCCACCTCGAGGCCGCCGAGCGCGATCGCCGGGTGGCGGAGGCGCTCGAGCGATTCGATCTGACGGGGCTGGAGGATCGGCACCCCTTCCGCCTCTCGGGCGGGCAGAAGCGCCGCCTCTCGGTCGCGACGGCGCTCGTTGCCGGCGCGGACCGCCCGGGCGGCGTGCTCGTGCTCGACGAGCCGACGTTCGGTCAGGACCGCGCCCGCGCCGAGGAGCTGCTGCGGCTGCTCGACGAGGTGCACCGCGGCGGCGCGACGGTCATCGTCGTCACCCACGATCTGCGCCTCGTCGCCCGCCACAGCACCCACACGGCCGTGATGGACGACGGGCGGCTCGCCGCGTTCGGGCCGACGGCCGAGGTGCTGCCCGCCGCCCGCGCGCTGCTCACGCGCCGGGCGACGGGAGACGCGCCGCGCGCGGCCGCCGACGCGGCCCCCACCCGCGCCGCGCCCCTGGAGCGCCTGAACCCGCTCGCGAAGCTGGCCGCCGTGACCCCGGCGCTGGCGGCGCTCGTCTTCACCCGCGACATCCTCACGCCGGCGCTGTTCCTCGCCGCCGCCTACGCGGCCGTGCTCATCGGCGCCCGGCGCGATCGGCGTGCGGCGCTCTGGCTCGCGGTCACGCTGCCGGCGATCGTGCTCGTGCTCGCCGCCGGGTTCTCGCTGTGGACCGCCCCCGCCACCGGGCTGGCGACCGCGCTGCGCCTCGCCGCCCTGCTGGCGATCGCTCTCGTGCCCGGCCTGACGACGGAGGGCCCCGACGTCGTGCGCGCGCTCGTCGCGCAGCTGCGGGTGCCGTACCGGGTGGGGTACGCGGCCCTCGCCGCGTACCGCTTCGTGCCGCGGCTGCGTCACGAGCGGGCGGTGATCCGGGCCGCGCACCGGGTGCGGGGCGGCGGCTCCGCGCTGAGCCGCGCCGTCGGATCGCTCATCCCGCTGCTGGCCGGGGCCATCCGGCACGCCGAGCGCGTGGCGCTGGCGATGGACGCGCGGGCCTTCGGCGCCCACCCCGAGCGCACCGAGCGCCACCCGATCCCCTGGCGCCGGCGCGACGGCGCGGCGGTCGCGATCGGCTGGGCCGTCACGGCCGCGCTGCTGGCCGCACCGGCCCTCGCGAGTGGATTCTCCGGCGGAATGTGA
- a CDS encoding ECF transporter S component gives MSKRGVMQTRVLLVCAAIAVATGVLGGIEGWLTIPVLAAAPFLYGFLLGVHALPGIIAQELFRMPWVALLTHVLAGLVGAAIAPVYVPQFLGTALLFGAIQEGVAAIFRYRAWSWWRYLISALLIGGVIAFVVAMAADLDELPGWAQALYLALSLLGPVAWTLVGLWVARGLERAGITPGAHRSAVR, from the coding sequence GTGAGCAAGCGCGGGGTCATGCAGACGCGGGTGCTGCTCGTGTGCGCCGCGATCGCCGTCGCCACGGGAGTGCTCGGCGGGATCGAGGGGTGGCTGACCATCCCGGTGCTGGCCGCCGCGCCGTTCCTGTACGGCTTCCTGCTGGGGGTGCACGCGCTGCCGGGGATCATCGCGCAGGAGCTGTTCCGGATGCCGTGGGTGGCGCTGCTCACGCACGTGCTCGCCGGCCTCGTGGGCGCCGCGATCGCCCCCGTCTACGTGCCGCAGTTCCTCGGCACCGCGCTGCTGTTCGGCGCGATCCAGGAGGGCGTCGCCGCGATCTTCCGCTACCGGGCGTGGAGCTGGTGGCGGTACCTGATCTCGGCGCTGCTGATCGGCGGCGTCATCGCGTTCGTCGTGGCGATGGCGGCCGACCTCGACGAGCTGCCGGGCTGGGCGCAGGCGCTGTACCTCGCCCTGTCGCTGCTGGGACCGGTGGCCTGGACGCTGGTCGGCCTGTGGGTGGCGCGGGGCCTGGAGCGGGCGGGCATCACACCGGGCGCCCACCGCTCCGCCGTACGCTGA
- a CDS encoding pirin family protein: MTRYDADTRVDGGSTSCDGPRTLLLEPRKVPLGGIRAMDVSRSLPQRDLPLVGAWCFLDRFGPQVAMMRVDPHPHIGLQTVTWPLVGEVHHRDAVGSDVVITRGQLNIMPAGAGISHSEYSVGDEPGPIDALQLWIALPEGARHQDPHFEQHRALPSARLTATEGADPSVTVVVGSFAGVTSPAAVYTPIMGAEISLAPGSRVRLPFVPDWEYAIVHVDGDVTVHDGADGFPLQQLDLLYLGVHRDGIEVSSQGGAMIFLLGGEPFGEEIIMWWNFVGRSHEEIVEAREQWEAHDPRFGSVPGHDRDDRTPAPPLPNVRLTTRKRRV; encoded by the coding sequence ATGACGCGCTACGACGCCGACACCCGCGTGGACGGCGGCTCCACGAGCTGCGACGGACCCCGCACCCTGCTGCTGGAGCCGCGCAAGGTGCCGCTCGGGGGCATCCGCGCCATGGACGTGTCGCGGTCGCTCCCGCAGCGCGATCTGCCGCTCGTGGGCGCCTGGTGTTTCCTGGATCGCTTCGGGCCGCAGGTGGCCATGATGCGGGTCGATCCGCATCCGCACATCGGGCTGCAGACCGTGACGTGGCCGCTCGTGGGCGAGGTGCATCATCGCGACGCGGTCGGGTCGGACGTGGTCATCACCCGCGGCCAGCTCAACATCATGCCGGCGGGCGCGGGGATCAGCCACTCCGAGTACTCGGTCGGCGACGAGCCGGGGCCCATCGATGCCCTGCAGCTGTGGATCGCGCTGCCCGAGGGGGCGCGCCACCAGGATCCGCACTTCGAGCAGCACCGCGCGCTGCCCTCCGCGCGACTGACGGCGACCGAGGGGGCCGACCCGTCCGTCACGGTCGTGGTCGGATCGTTCGCCGGCGTCACGTCGCCGGCGGCCGTGTACACGCCGATCATGGGCGCGGAGATCTCGCTCGCCCCGGGTTCGCGGGTGCGGCTGCCGTTCGTGCCCGATTGGGAGTACGCGATCGTGCACGTCGACGGCGACGTCACGGTGCACGACGGCGCCGACGGCTTCCCGCTGCAGCAGCTCGACCTGCTCTACCTGGGCGTGCACCGCGACGGCATCGAGGTGTCCTCCCAGGGCGGCGCGATGATCTTCCTGCTGGGCGGCGAGCCGTTCGGCGAGGAGATCATCATGTGGTGGAACTTCGTGGGCCGCAGCCACGAGGAGATCGTCGAGGCGCGCGAGCAGTGGGAGGCGCACGACCCCCGCTTCGGCAGCGTGCCGGGTCACGATCGCGACGACCGCACCCCCGCCCCTCCCCTGCCGAACGTGCGGCTGACCACCCGCAAGCGCCGGGTCTGA
- a CDS encoding GNAT family N-acetyltransferase gives MTTETTVERDDDQSRYELYVTDTADSGSTPEGSTLAGYAEFVQGDGVIRFTHTVIDHAFRGRGLGDVLAAEALADVARRGDTIVPLCPFIAKYLTENEVAGAIVKWPHGTPQDAATPPEQPA, from the coding sequence ATGACGACCGAGACCACCGTCGAGCGCGACGACGACCAGAGCCGCTACGAGCTGTACGTGACCGACACGGCCGACTCCGGGTCGACGCCGGAGGGATCGACCCTCGCCGGCTACGCGGAGTTCGTGCAGGGCGACGGCGTCATCCGCTTCACGCACACCGTGATCGACCACGCCTTCCGGGGTCGCGGCCTCGGCGACGTGCTGGCGGCCGAGGCCCTCGCCGACGTGGCCCGCCGCGGCGACACGATCGTGCCGCTGTGCCCGTTCATCGCCAAGTACCTCACCGAGAACGAGGTCGCGGGCGCGATCGTGAAGTGGCCGCACGGCACGCCGCAGGACGCGGCCACCCCGCCCGAGCAGCCCGCCTGA
- a CDS encoding SpaA isopeptide-forming pilin-related protein, protein MNRLGTAAWSKVDASSGDAVGGATFVITATDGPAADLFTTRTVVDGGIGDLDADAGEVAIAELPIGTYTVTETIPPAGYGLPEDAVRTFEVTQDSPDVAISDAFNDPRLTGDIDLIKTDASTHKPLDGATFQLWLDDGDATLEPAQDTRVGEVTTTTGGAARWAGLAWGTYFVEEVTPPTGYLVDPDSPLSVTIGATALSHDVAFADPRILSVLEVSKVDDATDAPLEGAQFTLWRDVTADGPSADDTAVVTVATGQKGTASATDLDWGTYYWEETTAPVGYLLPDDVHSATVTIDAANAGTAFPISAFRDERMAPALTIDKEGTLTSDADVDGLADVGDVISYAFTVTNTGNVALTDVAVNDDRVTVACPATELAAHADTVCTAEYTVVEADIAAGAVLNTATAAGDPPAGGGDRVTSAPDSDEVPVDDAGWISGLAWRDYDGDGVREAGDDPLAGITVTLRDAAGVEVATTATAADGSYLFDDVPLGDYTVAFTDVPADHHGVPQDVGGSTVESEPFDSDVDPDTAVTGTLSLTIENDEVPYVDAGFQPLGSISWTKIAAGSVTIIEVDGIPVGGSVWELVGPGHPADDPLIVADADADGEFLVEGLQVGEYTVTEVTPAPGYTLGSPPASLTVTIALERLHVSGGSIANQQRVITLPVAGSTGPAPYLAAGAALLALAGLGARHITRRNTTREDRS, encoded by the coding sequence GTGAACCGGCTCGGCACCGCCGCCTGGTCGAAGGTCGACGCGTCGAGCGGTGACGCAGTCGGTGGAGCGACGTTCGTCATCACCGCCACCGATGGACCGGCCGCGGATCTGTTCACCACCCGCACCGTCGTCGATGGTGGCATCGGCGACCTCGATGCCGACGCGGGAGAGGTCGCGATCGCGGAGCTCCCCATCGGCACGTACACGGTCACCGAGACCATCCCGCCGGCCGGCTACGGCCTGCCCGAGGATGCCGTGCGCACCTTCGAGGTGACGCAGGACAGCCCGGACGTCGCGATCTCCGATGCGTTCAACGACCCGCGCCTCACGGGCGACATCGACCTGATCAAGACCGACGCCTCCACGCACAAGCCGCTCGACGGGGCCACGTTCCAGCTCTGGCTGGACGACGGCGACGCGACCCTGGAGCCCGCGCAGGACACGCGCGTCGGTGAGGTCACCACCACCACCGGCGGCGCGGCGCGATGGGCGGGCCTGGCCTGGGGCACGTACTTCGTGGAGGAGGTCACGCCGCCCACCGGCTATCTGGTCGATCCCGACTCGCCCCTCAGCGTGACGATCGGCGCCACCGCGCTCTCGCACGACGTCGCGTTCGCCGACCCGCGGATCCTGAGCGTGCTCGAGGTGAGCAAGGTCGACGACGCGACCGACGCGCCGCTCGAGGGCGCCCAGTTCACGCTGTGGCGCGACGTCACGGCCGATGGGCCCAGCGCCGACGACACAGCCGTCGTGACCGTGGCCACGGGACAGAAGGGCACCGCGTCCGCGACCGACCTCGACTGGGGCACGTACTACTGGGAGGAGACCACCGCGCCGGTCGGCTACCTGCTGCCCGACGATGTGCACTCCGCCACCGTGACCATCGACGCGGCGAACGCCGGCACGGCGTTCCCGATCAGCGCCTTCCGCGATGAGCGGATGGCCCCCGCGCTCACGATCGACAAGGAGGGCACGCTGACATCCGACGCGGATGTGGACGGGCTCGCCGACGTCGGCGACGTGATCTCCTACGCCTTCACGGTGACGAACACGGGCAACGTTGCGCTCACGGACGTCGCGGTGAACGACGACCGCGTCACGGTGGCATGCCCCGCGACGGAGCTTGCAGCGCATGCCGACACGGTGTGCACCGCGGAGTACACCGTGGTAGAAGCGGATATCGCGGCCGGTGCGGTGCTGAACACTGCGACCGCGGCGGGCGACCCGCCCGCCGGCGGCGGTGACCGCGTCACCTCCGCCCCCGACTCGGACGAGGTGCCGGTCGACGACGCGGGCTGGATCTCCGGGCTCGCGTGGCGCGACTACGACGGCGACGGCGTGCGCGAAGCGGGCGACGATCCCCTCGCGGGTATCACCGTGACCCTGCGCGACGCCGCGGGCGTCGAAGTCGCGACCACGGCCACCGCCGCAGACGGCAGCTACCTGTTCGACGACGTGCCCCTCGGCGACTACACCGTCGCCTTCACCGACGTCCCGGCGGACCACCATGGCGTGCCGCAGGACGTGGGCGGCAGCACCGTGGAGTCGGAGCCGTTCGACTCCGACGTCGATCCCGACACCGCCGTGACCGGGACGCTCTCTCTCACGATCGAGAACGACGAGGTGCCCTACGTCGATGCCGGCTTCCAGCCGCTCGGCAGCATCTCCTGGACGAAGATCGCGGCCGGAAGCGTGACCATCATCGAAGTCGACGGGATTCCCGTCGGTGGATCGGTGTGGGAGCTGGTCGGCCCCGGGCATCCCGCTGACGACCCGCTGATCGTCGCCGACGCCGACGCCGACGGCGAGTTCCTCGTCGAGGGGCTGCAGGTCGGGGAATACACCGTCACCGAGGTGACGCCCGCGCCGGGCTACACGCTCGGCTCGCCGCCGGCCTCCCTCACCGTGACGATCGCCCTCGAACGCCTGCACGTCTCGGGCGGATCGATCGCCAACCAGCAGCGCGTCATCACCCTTCCCGTCGCGGGGTCCACCGGACCCGCTCCCTACCTTGCCGCCGGCGCCGCACTCCTCGCTCTCGCGGGGCTCGGCGCCCGGCACATCACCCGTCGCAACACGACCAGAGAGGACAGATCGTGA
- a CDS encoding SpaH/EbpB family LPXTG-anchored major pilin, whose product MSTTRPRQLLRRITAALGVGLFAAVGVAGPALAAEGNLDASADVTLTVHKYVQPDSGTLGDNDGHEIVDPVGTPLDGVVFSVQEVTSIDLSTNAGWEAVNGLTADKVLASVAANDGAYTLGTAVDTAKTTTDANGEFTLADPDVEVGVYLVQETDPGSNEIAAPAVPFLVTLPQPDGAGVFNYDVHVYPKNALNAITKTADDSAAHQLGDTVTWTIESAVPTLPDGTTYTDYAVGDALDARLGFGSATVSLVDGTATPLVKDTDYTLTAPAVGSSGEVTVEFLPDGLAKLNAASPAAQVKLVLGTTVLDLGDGTITNDATVWVNTPANDRTPENGTTSEGADTEWGAVSIVKHAEGDNAKLLAGAEFSVYAVDPTSQGAQPIITGLTTDDTGKALTVLRAGEDDAAVTYWLVETKAPAGYVVGSKPIEVEVTAGAVADATVATIANAQVPAFMLPLTGGSGTAIFLTAGAATIVVALGTLTLVAGRRRAAAQHAA is encoded by the coding sequence ATGTCCACCACCCGCCCGCGCCAGCTCCTGCGGCGCATCACCGCCGCACTCGGCGTCGGCCTCTTCGCCGCCGTCGGAGTCGCGGGCCCCGCCCTCGCGGCGGAGGGAAACCTCGACGCGAGCGCCGACGTGACCCTGACCGTCCACAAGTACGTGCAGCCCGACTCGGGCACGCTCGGCGACAACGACGGCCACGAGATCGTCGACCCCGTCGGCACCCCGCTCGACGGCGTCGTGTTCTCGGTACAGGAGGTCACCTCGATCGACCTGTCGACGAACGCCGGCTGGGAGGCCGTTAACGGCCTGACGGCGGACAAGGTGCTCGCCAGCGTCGCCGCGAACGATGGGGCATACACGCTGGGAACGGCCGTGGACACCGCGAAGACGACGACGGACGCAAACGGCGAGTTCACCCTCGCGGATCCGGACGTCGAGGTCGGCGTCTACCTCGTGCAGGAGACCGACCCCGGCTCGAACGAGATCGCCGCGCCGGCTGTGCCGTTCCTCGTGACGCTGCCCCAGCCCGACGGAGCCGGCGTCTTCAACTACGACGTGCACGTGTACCCCAAGAACGCGCTGAACGCGATCACCAAGACCGCGGACGACTCGGCGGCCCACCAGCTCGGCGACACCGTCACGTGGACCATCGAGTCCGCCGTCCCGACGCTCCCCGACGGCACCACGTACACCGACTACGCGGTCGGGGACGCGCTCGACGCGCGCCTCGGCTTCGGATCGGCGACCGTGAGCCTGGTCGACGGCACCGCGACGCCCCTCGTCAAGGACACCGACTACACGCTGACCGCACCCGCGGTGGGCAGCTCGGGCGAGGTGACCGTGGAGTTCCTGCCTGACGGCCTCGCCAAGCTGAACGCCGCCAGCCCTGCCGCCCAGGTGAAGCTGGTGCTCGGCACCACCGTGCTCGACCTCGGTGACGGCACCATCACCAACGACGCCACCGTCTGGGTCAACACCCCGGCAAACGACCGCACGCCTGAGAACGGCACCACCTCCGAGGGCGCCGACACCGAGTGGGGTGCCGTGAGCATCGTGAAGCACGCTGAGGGCGACAACGCGAAGCTGCTGGCGGGCGCCGAGTTCTCGGTCTACGCCGTGGACCCCACGTCCCAGGGCGCGCAGCCGATCATCACCGGCCTCACGACCGACGACACCGGCAAGGCGCTCACGGTGCTGCGTGCCGGTGAGGACGACGCCGCCGTGACCTACTGGCTCGTCGAGACCAAGGCCCCCGCGGGCTACGTGGTCGGCAGCAAGCCGATCGAGGTGGAGGTCACCGCGGGTGCGGTGGCGGACGCCACGGTCGCGACCATCGCGAACGCGCAGGTGCCCGCCTTCATGCTGCCCCTCACGGGTGGCTCGGGCACGGCCATCTTCCTCACCGCCGGTGCCGCCACCATCGTGGTCGCCCTCGGCACCCTGACGCTGGTCGCCGGCCGCCGCCGCGCCGCGGCCCAGCACGCCGCCTGA